The following are encoded together in the Myxocyprinus asiaticus isolate MX2 ecotype Aquarium Trade chromosome 7, UBuf_Myxa_2, whole genome shotgun sequence genome:
- the LOC127444275 gene encoding mucin-22-like, protein MAATPSSAAIDTTTVSTAEPSTTPASTIKAESSAITTTLAGTSTTSGAFTTTAQQTTATTSTVATHSSTATDSTTVSTAEPSTAPESTTTAESSAITTTLAGTSTTNGAFTTTAQQTTASTVTVDTPSSAATDSTTVSTAEPSTTPASTTTAESSTITTTLAGTSTNSGAFTTTAQQTTASTVTAATPSSAATDSTTVSTAEPSTTPESTTTAESSAITTTLAGTSTTSGAFTTSAQQTTASTFTSATPSTTAIESTTVSTAEPSTTPASTTTAESSAITTTLAGTSTTNGAFTTTAQQTTASTVMAATPSSTATDTTTVSTAEPSTTPASTTTAESSAITTTLAGTSTPSGAFTTTAQQTTATTSTVATPSSTAADSTTVSTAEPSTTPESTTTAESSTITTTLAGTSTNSGAFTTTAQQTTASTVTAATPSSAATDSTTVSTAEPSTTPESTTTAESSAITTTLPGTSTTSGAFTTSAQQTTASTFTSATPSTTAIESTTVSTAEPSITPASTTTAESSAITTTLAGTSTTNGAFTTTAQQTTASTVMAATPSSTATDTTTVSTAEPSTTPASTTTAESSAITITLAGTSTPSGAFTTTAKQTTATTSTVATPSSTAADSTTVSTAEPSTTPASTTTAESSAITTTLAGTSTTNGAFTTTAQQTTASTVTAATPSSAATDSTTVSTAEPSSTPESTTTAESSAITTTLTGTSTTNGAFTTTAQQTTASTVTAATPSSAATDSTTVSTAEPSTTPASTTTAESSTITTTLAGTSTNHGAVTTTAQQTTASTFTSATPSSTAIESTTVSAAETSTTPASTTTAESSAITTTLTGTSTTNEAFTTTAQQTTASTVTAATPSSAATDSTTVSAAETSTTTASTTTAESSTITTTLAGTSTNSGAVTSTAQQTTASTFTSATPSTTAIESTTVSTAEPSTTTASTTTAESSAITTTLAGTSTTNAAFTTTAQQTTVSSVTAATPSSTAPDSTTVSTAEPSTTPASTTTAESSTITTTLAGTSTNHGAVTTTAQQTTASTFTSATPSSTAIESTTVSAAETPTTPASTTTAVSSAITTTLAGTSTTSGAFTTTAQQTTATTSTVATPSSTAIDSTTVSTAEPYTTPASTTTAESSTITTSLAGTSTNSGAVTTTAQQTTASTFTSATPSSTTTDSTTVRTAETSTTPPSTTTAESSAITTKLAGISTTSGAVTTTGQQTTASTFTSATSSSTGIGSTTVSTAESSTTPESKTTVESSAVTTSLTGTSTTSGADTTTAQQTTTSTFTLATPSPTAFESTTITTAESSTTLAASTPSTTTGPTTAKTTLAETFTSSKDVTITASTFSSPTATESTSVTAADLTTSQTATATTTTTGHLAATTTLAEISTTTAGLTLTAPQTTVTTGTTLIPSSKAIESTTVTTAGFSTTLHTTTSKIVYEVLTKLEFRSFDTFIPELSDSTSQAFKNRVQHVKEIVS, encoded by the coding sequence ATGGCAGCCACTCCATCTTCAGCTGCCATCGATACTACAACTGTTAGTACAGctgaaccatccacaacaccagcAAGTACAATAAAAGCAGAATCCTCAGCAATCACAACAACTCTAGCTGGAACATCCACCACTAGTGGAGCATTTACCACAACAGCTCAACAAACAACAGCTACAACTTCTACTGTGGCAACTCACTCTTCAACTGCCACTGATAGTACAACTGTTAGTACAGCTGAACCATCCACAGCACCAGAAAGTACAACAACAGCAGAATCCTCAGCAATCACAACAACTCTAGCTGGAACATCCACGACTAATGGAGCTTTTACCACAACAGCACAACAAACAACAGCTTCTACTGTTACTGTGGACACTCCCTCTTCTGCTGCCACTGATAGTACAACTGTTAGTACAGCTGAACCATCTACAACACCAGCAAGTACAACAACAGCAGAATCATCAACAATTACAACAACTCTTGCTGGAACATCCACCAATAGTGGAGCATTTACCACAACAGCACAACAAACAACAGCTTCTACTGTTACTGCGGCCACTCCCTCTTCTGCTGCCACTGATAGTACAACTGTTAGTACAGctgaaccatccacaacaccagaAAGTACAACAACAGCAGAATCCTCAGCAATCACAACAACTCTAGCTGGAACATCCACCACTAGTGGAGCATTTACCACATCAGCACAACAAACAACAGCATCTACGTTTACTTCAGCCACTCCCTCTACAACTGCCATTGAAAGTACAACTGTTAGTACAGctgaaccatccacaacaccagcAAGTACAACAACAGCAGAATCCTCAGCAATCACAACAACTCTAGCTGGAACATCCACCACTAATGGAGCCTTTACCACAACAGCACAACAAACAACAGCTTCTACTGTTATGGCGGCCACTCCATCTTCAACTGCCACTGATACTACAACTGTTAGTACAGctgaaccatccacaacaccagcAAGTACAACAACAGCAGAATCCTCAGCAATTACAACAACTCTAGCTGGAACATCCACCCCTAGTGGAGCATTTACCACAACAGCACAACAAACAACAGCTACTACTTCTACTGTGGCCACTCCCTCTTCAACTGCTGCTGATAGTACAACTGTTAGTACAGctgaaccatccacaacaccagaAAGTACAACAACAGCAGAATCATCAACAATTACAACAACTCTTGCTGGAACATCCACCAATAGTGGAGCATTTACCACAACAGCACAACAAACAACAGCTTCTACTGTTACTGCGGCCACTCCCTCTTCTGCTGCCACTGATAGTACAACTGTTAGTACAGctgaaccatccacaacaccagaAAGTACAACAACAGCAGAATCCTCAGCAATCACAACAACTCTACCTGGAACATCCACCACTAGTGGAGCATTTACCACATCAGCACAACAAACAACAGCTTCTACTTTTACTTCAGCCACTCCCTCTACAACTGCCATTGAAAGTACAACTGTTAGTACAGCTGAACCATCCATAACACCAGCAAGTACAACAACAGCAGAATCCTCAGCAATCACAACAACTCTAGCTGGAACATCCACCACTAATGGAGCCTTTACCACAACAGCACAACAAACAACAGCTTCTACTGTTATGGCGGCCACTCCATCTTCAACTGCCACTGATACTACAACTGTTAGTACAGctgaaccatccacaacaccagcAAGTACAACAACAGCAGAATCCTCAGCAATTACAATAACTCTAGCTGGAACATCCACCCCTAGTGGAGCATTTACCACAACAGCAAAACAAACAACAGCTACTACTTCTACTGTGGCCACTCCCTCTTCAACTGCTGCTGATAGTACAACTGTTAGTACAGctgaaccatccacaacaccagcAAGTACAACAACAGCAGAATCCTCAGCAATCACAACAACTCTAGCTGGAACATCCACCACTAATGGAGCATTTACCACAACAGCACAACAAACAACAGCTTCTACTGTTACTGCAGCCACTCCCTCTTCTGCTGCCACTGATAGTACAACTGTTAGTACAGCTGAACCATCCTCAACACCAGAAAGTACAACAACAGCAGAATCCTCAGCAATCACAACAACTCTTACTGGAACATCCACCACTAATGGAGCATTTACCACAACAGCACAACAAACAACAGCTTCTACTGTTACTGCGGCCACCCCCTCTTCTGCTGCCACTGATAGTACAACTGTTAGTACAGctgaaccatccacaacaccagcAAGTACAACAACAGCAGAATCATCAACAATTACAACAACTCTTGCTGGAACATCCACCAATCATGGAGCAGTTACCACAACAGCACAACAAACAACAGCTTCTACTTTTACTTCAGCCACTCCCTCTTCAACTGCCATTGAAAGTACAACTGTCAGTGCAGCTGAAACATCCACAACTCCAGCAAGTACAACAACAGCAGAATCCTCAGCAATCACAACAACTCTTACTGGAACATCCACCACTAATGAAGCATTTACCACAACAGCACAACAAACAACAGCTTCAACTGTTACTGCGGCTACCCCCTCTTCTGCTGCCACTGATAGTACAACTGTTAGTGCAGCTGAAACATCTACAACAACAGCAAGTACAACAACAGCAGAATCATCAACAATTACAACAACTCTTGCTGGAACATCCACCAATAGTGGAGCAGTTACCTCAACAGCACAACAAACAACAGCTTCTACTTTTACTTCAGCCACTCCCTCTACAACTGCCATTGAAAGTACAACTGTTAGTACAGCTGAACCATCCACAACAACAGCAAGTACAACAACAGCAGAATCCTCAGCAATTACAACAACTCTAGCTGGAACATCCACCACTAATGCAGCCTTTACCACAACAGCACAACAAACAACAGTTTCTAGTGTTACTGCAGCCACTCCCTCTTCTACTGCCCCTGATAGTACAACTGTTAGTACAGctgaaccatccacaacaccagcAAGTACAACAACAGCAGAATCATCAACAATTACAACAACTCTTGCTGGAACATCCACCAATCATGGAGCAGTTACCACAACAGCACAACAAACAACAGCTTCTACTTTTACTTCAGCCACTCCCTCTTCAACTGCCATTGAAAGTACAACTGTCAGTGCAGCTGAAACACCCACAACTCCAGCAAGTACAACAACAGCAGTATCCTCAGCAATCACAACAACTCTAGCTGGAACATCCACCACTAGTGGAGCATTTACCACAACAGCACAACAAACAACAGCTACTACTTCTACTGTGGCCACTCCCTCTTCAACTGCCATTGATAGTACAACTGTTAGTACAGCTGAACCATACACAACACCAGCAAGTACAACAACAGCAGAATCATCAACAATTACAACATCTCTTGCTGGAACATCCACAAATAGTGGAGCAGTTACCACAACAGCACAACAAACAACAGCTTCTACATTTACTTCAGCCACTCCCTCTTCAACTACCACTGACAGTACAACTGTTCGTACAGCTGAAACATCCACAACACCACCAAGTACAACAACAGCAGAATCATCAGCAATTACTACAAAACTTGCTGGAATATCCACCACTAGTGGAGCAGTTACCACAACAGGACAACAAACAACAGCTTCTACTTTTACTTCAGCCACTTCCTCCTCAACTGGCATTGGCAGTACAACTGTTAGTACAGCTGAATCTTCCACAACACCAGAAAGTAAAACAACAGTAGAATCCTCTGCAGTTACAACATCTCTTACTGGAACATCCACCACTAGTGGAGCAGATACCACAACAGCACAACAAACAACAACTTCTACTTTTACCTTGGCCACTCCCTCTCCAACTGCTTTTGAAAGTACAACTATAACCACAGCTGAATCCTCTACAACACTAGCAGCCTCAACACCTTCAACAACAACAGGACCCACAACAGCCAAAACAACTCTTGCTGAAACATTCACTTCTAGTAAAGATGTTACCATAACAGCTTCTACTTTTTCTTCTCCAACTGCCACAGAAAGTACAAGTGTTACTGCAGCTGACTTGACCACATCACAAACAgctacagca